The proteins below are encoded in one region of Armatimonadota bacterium:
- the ligD gene encoding non-homologous end-joining DNA ligase, protein MSRKPVPTPRDGLEEYRRKRRFDRTPEPQGSTSQTASGRRFVVQEHHARARHWDLRLEMDGVLRSWALPKGPSLDPADKRLAVLVEDHPIEYGDFEGVIPPGNYGAGTVMLWDRGTYECLEGEPSEAFQQGKLTLRFYGDKLRGEFHLVRTKRNGGRDWLLFKGRDEYAVAGYDPTGTRSVASGRTIEEIRADADARWAVGADPTPGPEPADPFPEPFPPMLAQPADEPFDRPGWWFEVKWDGIRALAFVRRRGAAQEVAVYNRSLRRINARFPEIVESLRRLPVTSVVLDGEIVATDEAGRPSFARLQQRMHLTAEPDVRHAMQAVPVFYVVFDCLYLDGHDLRAQPFARRRRALEGLSLPAGVLRADAVEQHGRALFEAARRHGFEGVVAKKADGPYQPGVRSPHWLKIKGKQTTEAAVAGFTRGKGHRAATLGALVLGQYDSAGRLVHIGQTGGGFTEADVRSLRRRLDALVAEACPFAEVPETAQPVTWVRPEVVVEVEHAGRTPDGKLRFPVFVRVRDDLRAADVRLPVGEEAVSDVRNGPSGRSRPVGRSPGASSRSQAAEWTSPRQIGALTFTNLDKVYFPELGLRKGDVIEYYRRIARYLLPHLRDRPLTLRRFPEGIHGEDFFQKDVADAPEFVRTERVWSDQGKRDIRVVICDNEETLLWLVQMGCIEMHAWFSRVAPIPGSSVATAFSGSEEALDRSVLNYPDFVVFDIDPFLFPEGKQPVRRHGEFDPDYSRAGFEAARRAALWLEEALSGLGLRSYAKTSGKTALHVFVPIERRHTYAETHAFAKTVAAWLVRRHPKELTVAWRVRDRVGKVFLDYNQNVRGKTLATVYSLRPVPPATVSVPVTWEELRRGFDPLQWTFRTVFDRIDRVGDLWSRILQSPQRIEISA, encoded by the coding sequence ATGTCCCGCAAGCCTGTGCCGACGCCCCGCGACGGCCTGGAGGAGTACCGGCGCAAGCGGCGTTTCGACAGGACGCCCGAGCCGCAGGGTTCGACCTCCCAGACCGCCAGCGGGAGGCGGTTCGTCGTCCAAGAACACCACGCCCGGGCCCGTCACTGGGACCTGCGCTTGGAGATGGACGGCGTGCTGCGCTCGTGGGCCCTGCCCAAAGGGCCGTCATTGGACCCGGCCGACAAGCGTCTGGCCGTTCTGGTGGAAGACCACCCGATCGAGTACGGCGACTTCGAGGGCGTCATTCCGCCCGGGAACTACGGCGCGGGGACCGTGATGCTGTGGGATCGGGGAACGTACGAGTGCCTGGAGGGCGAGCCATCGGAAGCGTTTCAGCAAGGCAAACTCACGCTGCGGTTTTACGGCGACAAGCTGCGGGGCGAGTTCCACTTGGTAAGGACGAAGCGCAACGGAGGACGCGACTGGCTGTTGTTCAAGGGCCGCGACGAGTACGCGGTTGCCGGATACGATCCCACCGGCACGAGATCGGTGGCGAGCGGCCGCACGATCGAGGAGATCCGCGCCGATGCCGACGCCCGTTGGGCCGTGGGAGCCGACCCGACCCCCGGGCCGGAGCCGGCCGATCCGTTTCCGGAGCCGTTTCCTCCGATGCTCGCCCAGCCGGCGGACGAGCCGTTCGATCGGCCAGGCTGGTGGTTCGAGGTGAAGTGGGACGGCATCCGCGCGCTGGCGTTCGTCCGGCGGCGCGGGGCGGCCCAGGAGGTGGCCGTCTACAACCGATCGCTGCGGCGCATCAACGCCCGCTTCCCGGAGATCGTGGAGTCCCTCAGGCGGCTGCCGGTCACCAGCGTCGTCCTCGACGGTGAGATCGTCGCCACCGACGAGGCGGGCAGGCCCAGTTTCGCCCGCCTGCAGCAGCGCATGCACCTGACGGCCGAACCGGACGTAAGGCACGCGATGCAAGCGGTGCCTGTTTTCTACGTGGTCTTCGACTGCTTGTATCTGGACGGGCACGATCTGAGGGCCCAGCCGTTCGCGCGGCGGCGTCGCGCGCTGGAGGGCCTGTCGTTGCCGGCCGGCGTGCTGCGCGCGGACGCCGTCGAGCAGCACGGCCGGGCGCTGTTCGAGGCTGCGCGGCGGCACGGGTTCGAGGGGGTCGTCGCCAAGAAGGCAGATGGCCCGTACCAGCCGGGGGTGCGCAGCCCCCACTGGTTGAAGATCAAGGGGAAGCAGACGACCGAGGCCGCGGTCGCCGGGTTCACGCGCGGCAAGGGACACCGCGCTGCGACGCTGGGAGCACTGGTGCTCGGCCAGTACGACAGCGCCGGCCGGCTGGTGCACATCGGTCAGACCGGCGGCGGATTCACCGAGGCTGACGTGCGCTCCCTCCGTCGACGGTTGGACGCTCTCGTCGCTGAAGCGTGCCCGTTCGCCGAGGTGCCCGAGACAGCGCAGCCGGTGACGTGGGTGCGCCCGGAGGTGGTGGTGGAGGTCGAGCACGCGGGCCGCACGCCCGACGGCAAGCTGCGGTTTCCGGTGTTCGTCCGTGTGCGCGACGACCTGCGTGCAGCCGACGTCCGCCTGCCCGTCGGTGAGGAGGCGGTGTCAGACGTTCGAAACGGTCCATCCGGGCGGTCGCGCCCGGTGGGCCGCAGCCCAGGCGCGTCTTCGCGGTCGCAGGCCGCAGAGTGGACATCGCCCCGGCAGATCGGCGCGCTGACCTTCACGAATCTGGACAAGGTGTACTTCCCGGAACTGGGGCTCCGCAAGGGCGACGTGATCGAGTACTACCGGCGGATCGCCCGATACCTGCTGCCCCACCTGCGGGATCGACCTCTGACGCTGCGCCGCTTCCCGGAGGGAATCCACGGCGAGGACTTCTTCCAGAAGGACGTCGCCGACGCGCCGGAGTTCGTGCGAACCGAAAGGGTCTGGTCGGACCAGGGGAAGCGGGACATCCGCGTGGTGATCTGCGACAACGAGGAAACCCTGCTGTGGCTGGTGCAGATGGGCTGCATCGAGATGCACGCCTGGTTCTCCCGGGTTGCGCCCATCCCGGGCTCCAGCGTGGCCACGGCGTTTTCGGGATCGGAGGAAGCGCTCGACCGCAGCGTGCTCAACTATCCGGATTTTGTCGTCTTCGACATCGACCCGTTCTTGTTCCCCGAGGGGAAACAGCCCGTGCGGCGGCACGGCGAGTTCGACCCCGACTACTCCCGCGCGGGGTTCGAAGCCGCGCGGCGGGCGGCCCTCTGGCTGGAGGAGGCGCTGTCGGGTCTCGGGCTCCGGTCGTACGCCAAGACCTCAGGCAAGACCGCGCTGCACGTCTTCGTCCCGATCGAACGGCGCCACACGTACGCCGAGACGCACGCCTTCGCCAAGACCGTGGCCGCCTGGCTGGTGCGCCGCCACCCCAAGGAACTGACGGTGGCCTGGAGGGTGCGCGACCGGGTTGGCAAGGTCTTCTTGGACTACAACCAGAACGTGCGCGGCAAGACGCTGGCGACCGTGTACAGCCTGCGCCCCGTACCCCCGGCCACTGTCAGCGTGCCGGTGACGTGGGAGGAATTGCGCCGTGGTTTCGACCCCCTGCAGTGGACGTTCCGCACGGTGTTCGACCGGATCGATCGGGTCGGCGACCTCTGGTCGCGCATCCTCCAATCCCCGCAGCGCATCGAGATCTCGGCGTGA
- a CDS encoding glycoside hydrolase family 1 protein: protein MAGKQFPSDFRWGTATSSHQVEGDNTNNDWWAFEQQPGRIRNADRSGRACDWWRNAEADFDRMAALNQNAHRLSLEWSRLEPREGYFDDAAAGRYRQMLSGLRARGIEPMVTLNHFTLPLWVARSGGWENTRITEWFVRYARHCAEWFGDLVELWVPINEPNVVLVLGYLQGVFPPAVRNPLRARRALHNLLRSHAAAYRAIHAVRRGARVGTAHNIRLFDPAHKRATTDAWAAGLQSQFFNWVWLDVLHRGEGRSILWSGRMPECANTVDFHGVNYYTRERVRFVPWRIHYAFGRNFYTPGAQMSDYGYGEVYPVGLYRALSEVWRRYARPVFVTENGIPDEDDDMRPRFLLDHLSAVHRAIADGVPVQGYYHWSLLDNFEWAEGWRMKFGLIAMDPVTQERRERPSARLYAEICRTGRLLLDAS, encoded by the coding sequence GTGGCCGGCAAGCAGTTTCCTTCGGACTTCCGCTGGGGGACCGCCACCAGCAGCCATCAGGTCGAGGGTGACAACACCAACAACGACTGGTGGGCCTTCGAGCAGCAGCCGGGGCGCATCCGAAACGCGGACCGGTCCGGCCGCGCGTGCGACTGGTGGCGCAACGCGGAGGCCGACTTCGACCGGATGGCGGCGCTGAACCAGAACGCCCACCGGCTGTCGCTGGAGTGGAGTCGCCTGGAGCCGCGGGAGGGATACTTCGACGATGCCGCCGCTGGGCGCTACCGCCAGATGCTCAGCGGCCTGCGCGCGCGGGGCATCGAACCCATGGTCACGCTGAACCACTTCACGCTGCCGCTGTGGGTGGCGCGCTCAGGCGGCTGGGAGAACACGCGGATCACGGAGTGGTTCGTACGTTACGCGCGGCATTGCGCCGAGTGGTTCGGGGACCTGGTGGAACTGTGGGTTCCCATCAACGAACCCAACGTGGTCCTCGTGCTCGGCTACCTGCAGGGCGTCTTCCCGCCGGCCGTCCGCAATCCGCTGCGTGCCCGCCGCGCGCTGCACAATTTGCTGCGGTCGCATGCCGCGGCCTATCGGGCGATCCACGCAGTGCGACGGGGCGCCCGCGTGGGCACGGCTCACAATATTCGCCTGTTCGATCCTGCCCACAAGCGGGCCACAACCGATGCGTGGGCGGCCGGCCTGCAGTCGCAGTTCTTCAACTGGGTGTGGCTGGACGTCCTCCATCGGGGAGAGGGCCGCTCGATCCTGTGGTCGGGCCGGATGCCGGAGTGTGCGAACACGGTCGACTTTCACGGTGTGAACTACTACACACGCGAGCGTGTCCGCTTCGTGCCGTGGCGGATCCATTACGCCTTCGGAAGGAACTTCTACACGCCGGGAGCGCAGATGAGCGACTACGGGTACGGTGAGGTTTATCCCGTCGGGCTTTACCGTGCGCTAAGCGAGGTGTGGCGCCGCTACGCCCGACCGGTGTTCGTGACCGAAAACGGCATTCCCGACGAGGACGACGACATGCGGCCTCGGTTCCTGCTTGATCACCTGAGCGCCGTGCACCGTGCCATCGCCGATGGTGTGCCGGTCCAGGGATACTACCACTGGTCTCTGCTCGACAACTTCGAGTGGGCCGAAGGATGGCGGATGAAGTTCGGGTTGATTGCGATGGACCCCGTCACGCAGGAGCGTAGGGAGCGCCCGAGCGCGCGCCTGTACGCCGAGATCTGCCGCACCGGAAGACTGCTGCTCGATGCCAGCTAG
- a CDS encoding GDP-mannose 4,6-dehydratase — MKVLVTGGAGFIGSHVVEALLGAGHEVCVVDDLSSGRREHLSPDVRLHVLDIADAALAEVFDAERPDAVSHQAAQPSVAVSVREPLADARVNVLGTLNLITQAVRTGVRRFVFASTGGAIYGECEALPVTEAHPARPISPYGVHKLCAEHHLFAAQHLYGLRWTALRYANVYGPRQDPHGEAGVVAIFTRAMLAGQTPTIFGDGLHTRDYVYVGDVAAANAAALAADADGVFNIGTGTETSTQQVFDTLKAQTGYWGEPRYGPPRPGDVRRIALDVSRAEQALGWRPTVSLDEGLRRTVEWFRRAWVGQ, encoded by the coding sequence ATGAAGGTCCTGGTCACGGGCGGGGCGGGGTTTATCGGATCGCACGTGGTGGAGGCGCTGCTCGGTGCCGGGCACGAGGTTTGCGTCGTCGACGACCTCAGCAGCGGCCGGCGCGAGCACCTGTCCCCTGACGTGCGACTCCACGTTCTGGACATCGCAGACGCCGCCCTCGCCGAGGTGTTCGACGCGGAGCGGCCAGACGCGGTCAGCCACCAGGCGGCTCAGCCGTCGGTGGCAGTCTCGGTCCGCGAGCCGCTGGCCGACGCCCGTGTGAACGTCCTCGGGACCCTGAACCTGATCACGCAAGCCGTACGCACCGGAGTGCGCCGCTTCGTGTTCGCGAGCACCGGCGGAGCGATCTACGGTGAGTGCGAAGCCCTCCCGGTGACCGAGGCGCATCCGGCCCGCCCGATCAGCCCGTACGGCGTACACAAGCTGTGTGCGGAGCACCACCTGTTCGCCGCCCAACACCTGTACGGGTTGCGCTGGACCGCCCTGCGGTACGCGAACGTCTACGGACCCCGACAGGACCCGCACGGGGAGGCCGGCGTGGTGGCCATCTTCACCCGCGCGATGCTCGCCGGCCAGACCCCGACGATCTTCGGCGACGGGCTCCACACGCGGGACTACGTGTACGTCGGCGACGTGGCTGCGGCGAACGCCGCCGCGCTGGCAGCCGACGCAGACGGCGTGTTCAACATCGGCACGGGGACCGAGACCAGCACGCAGCAGGTCTTCGACACACTCAAGGCCCAAACCGGGTACTGGGGCGAACCGCGGTACGGGCCGCCGCGGCCGGGGGACGTACGCCGGATCGCGCTGGACGTATCGCGTGCCGAACAGGCGCTCGGATGGAGGCCCACCGTCTCGCTGGACGAGGGGCTCCGTCGGACGGTCGAGTGGTTCCGGCGAGCCTGGGTTGGACAATAG
- a CDS encoding sigma-70 family RNA polymerase sigma factor, which yields MVRPDPSALAEGDAHALFRRALAFRDEDAWRTLYARYEALVAAWVRRHPGFLRTGEPVEFFVNRAFEKMLAAVDEHKFTRFPDVPSLLRYLKMCAHSAIVDVLRRREETLLADDPPPGSVPDVETLAVRNLEREELWEAILSVLADERDRALVYESFVNGASPRQILARLPGLFDSVESIYTTKRNILARLRRHPKIRAFRA from the coding sequence ATGGTCAGGCCCGACCCGTCTGCGCTGGCCGAGGGGGACGCGCACGCGCTGTTCCGCCGTGCTCTCGCCTTCCGGGACGAAGACGCCTGGCGGACGCTGTATGCCCGCTATGAGGCGCTGGTCGCTGCGTGGGTCCGCCGCCACCCCGGCTTCCTGCGAACCGGAGAGCCGGTCGAGTTCTTCGTGAACCGGGCCTTCGAGAAGATGCTGGCCGCGGTTGACGAACATAAGTTCACACGCTTTCCCGACGTCCCCAGCCTGCTGCGCTACCTCAAGATGTGTGCGCACAGCGCCATCGTCGACGTGCTGCGCCGCCGAGAGGAAACGCTGTTGGCCGACGACCCTCCGCCGGGCAGCGTGCCCGACGTCGAGACCCTGGCCGTCCGCAACCTGGAGCGCGAGGAACTGTGGGAAGCGATCCTGTCGGTCCTCGCCGACGAACGGGACCGCGCGCTCGTTTACGAGTCGTTCGTCAACGGCGCCTCACCTCGCCAGATCCTGGCGCGGCTGCCGGGGCTGTTCGACTCCGTGGAGTCGATCTATACCACCAAGCGGAACATCCTGGCGCGCCTGCGCCGCCATCCGAAGATCCGCGCATTCCGGGCGTAG
- a CDS encoding transglycosylase SLT domain-containing protein, which produces MNFLRAVRLGATYLAGRLADFGGDVALALAAYNAGPGAARRFARFPRGRPDEFVERIPFGETRGYVQRVLESYGIYRWLYR; this is translated from the coding sequence ATGAACTTCCTGCGGGCGGTCCGCCTGGGGGCAACCTACCTGGCCGGCCGGCTGGCAGACTTCGGCGGCGACGTGGCGCTGGCGCTCGCCGCGTACAACGCCGGCCCCGGTGCCGCCCGCCGCTTCGCCCGGTTCCCGCGGGGCCGACCGGACGAGTTCGTCGAGCGCATCCCCTTCGGAGAGACGCGCGGCTACGTCCAACGCGTCCTCGAATCCTACGGCATCTACCGCTGGTTGTACCGCTGA
- a CDS encoding ring-cleaving dioxygenase, which produces MRSVFGLHHVTAISGPAQENLDFYAGVLGMRLVKRSVNQDDPGTYHLFYADGEGRPGTDLTFFPWDHLPRGRKGVGLSVEVSLAVPSGTLGYWRERLLRYGVVVGEPQTRFGERTLPFVDPQGLDVALVEVEDRAFSPWEEGPVSADKQVRGLHAARTWEGDLPTTARFLTEVLGFEFLGEEGGWHRFGVDGGGSGRILDVREVPNAGRGRWGVGTIHHLAWRVADDDHQAEVRRRVAEAGMRPTPVVDRFWFRSVYFTEPGGVLFELATDGPGFAVDEDPAHLGESLVLPPWLEGQRAGIEAALPPLRYPPAPEPAPAP; this is translated from the coding sequence GTGAGGTCCGTATTCGGGTTACACCACGTCACCGCTATTTCAGGACCGGCCCAGGAGAACCTCGACTTCTACGCGGGCGTCCTGGGGATGCGGCTCGTCAAGCGCAGCGTCAACCAGGATGACCCTGGGACGTACCACCTGTTTTACGCGGATGGCGAGGGACGCCCTGGTACCGACCTCACCTTCTTCCCGTGGGATCACCTGCCGCGCGGACGCAAGGGCGTCGGCCTGTCGGTCGAGGTCTCTCTGGCGGTTCCCAGCGGCACCTTGGGCTACTGGAGGGAGCGCCTCTTACGGTACGGCGTCGTCGTGGGCGAACCACAGACGCGGTTTGGCGAGCGGACGTTGCCTTTCGTCGATCCCCAGGGCCTGGATGTGGCGCTCGTCGAAGTCGAGGACCGGGCGTTCAGCCCCTGGGAGGAAGGGCCCGTCTCGGCGGACAAGCAGGTTCGTGGACTGCATGCGGCCCGCACCTGGGAGGGGGACCTGCCGACGACCGCGCGGTTTCTGACTGAGGTGCTGGGCTTCGAGTTCCTCGGCGAGGAGGGGGGCTGGCACCGCTTCGGTGTTGACGGAGGAGGCTCCGGGAGGATCCTGGACGTTCGCGAAGTGCCGAACGCCGGAAGGGGGCGGTGGGGTGTCGGGACGATCCACCACCTCGCCTGGCGCGTCGCCGACGACGATCACCAAGCGGAGGTCCGGCGCCGGGTGGCGGAGGCCGGCATGCGCCCCACGCCCGTGGTCGACCGGTTCTGGTTCCGATCGGTGTACTTCACCGAGCCCGGGGGCGTACTGTTCGAACTGGCCACCGACGGGCCGGGCTTCGCGGTCGACGAGGACCCGGCCCACCTCGGCGAGTCGCTCGTGCTCCCCCCGTGGCTGGAGGGGCAGCGTGCGGGCATCGAGGCGGCCCTCCCGCCCCTGCGGTACCCACCGGCCCCCGAGCCGGCGCCTGCACCCTAG
- a CDS encoding Ku protein, whose amino-acid sequence MRPIWKGHISFGLITIPVRLYVAQESKDVRFRQLHKTCMTPIKQVRRCPACEKDLNWDEIVRGFEYEKGRFVAITDEDTEQVPLPTAGAINLFGFVQLEEIDPIYFERAYYLAPDSGGAKAFKLLQESLDAAGRVGIGKVVLREKEHLVAMRPYRDALVLEILYYADEIRAISELEEYPIEVKVHPNERKMAVQLIDGMAMEFRPQEYKDDYREALLKVIQAKVEGAPPPEVAPPREEKVIDLMEALRRSLQMAKEQRVAKRPAAARPKRAAGMRERHK is encoded by the coding sequence ATGCGCCCGATCTGGAAAGGACACATCTCCTTCGGCCTCATCACGATCCCCGTGCGCCTGTACGTGGCGCAAGAGTCCAAGGACGTCCGCTTTCGCCAGCTCCACAAGACCTGCATGACGCCCATCAAGCAGGTCCGGCGCTGCCCGGCGTGTGAGAAGGACCTGAACTGGGACGAGATCGTGCGGGGGTTCGAGTACGAAAAGGGCCGGTTCGTTGCCATCACCGATGAGGACACCGAACAGGTACCTCTGCCCACGGCGGGTGCGATCAACCTGTTCGGCTTCGTGCAGCTCGAAGAGATCGATCCGATCTACTTCGAGCGCGCCTACTATCTCGCCCCTGACTCCGGCGGGGCCAAGGCGTTCAAACTGCTGCAGGAATCCCTCGACGCCGCCGGCAGGGTGGGAATCGGGAAGGTCGTGCTGCGGGAGAAGGAACACCTCGTCGCGATGCGCCCGTACCGGGACGCCCTGGTCCTGGAGATTTTGTACTACGCGGACGAGATCCGGGCGATCTCAGAGCTGGAGGAGTACCCGATCGAGGTCAAGGTCCATCCGAACGAGCGAAAGATGGCTGTGCAGCTGATCGATGGGATGGCGATGGAGTTCCGGCCGCAGGAGTACAAGGACGACTACCGGGAGGCGCTGCTGAAGGTCATCCAGGCGAAGGTGGAAGGGGCTCCACCCCCGGAGGTCGCACCGCCGCGCGAGGAGAAGGTGATCGACCTCATGGAGGCGCTGCGGCGCAGCCTGCAGATGGCCAAGGAACAGCGCGTGGCCAAGCGCCCGGCTGCGGCGCGGCCGAAGCGCGCGGCGGGCATGCGCGAGCGCCACAAGTAG
- a CDS encoding DUF72 domain-containing protein: MNVLAGTSGFAFPDWKPLFYPSELPNDRLLAHYATRLPTVEINASFYRMPTADTLQAWKSQVPTHFRFAIKAHRRITHVKRLRDVDGEVRWLHERLGILGGALGPVLFQCPPSLRRDDALLEAFLAALPPFSRVAVEFRHASWYRDEVYQLLHRYGAALCIGEDDGSCDPLVHTAPFGYYRLHRLRYNEERLRFWADHLRSAPIATAFCYFTHDTGPEATTYALRLMAHAAD; encoded by the coding sequence ATGAACGTCCTCGCCGGTACGTCCGGCTTCGCCTTTCCGGATTGGAAGCCGCTGTTCTATCCTTCCGAACTGCCCAACGACCGGTTGCTGGCGCACTACGCGACCCGCTTGCCCACGGTCGAGATCAATGCCTCCTTCTACCGCATGCCCACAGCGGACACCCTCCAGGCGTGGAAGTCCCAGGTGCCGACACACTTCCGGTTCGCGATCAAGGCCCACAGGCGGATCACGCACGTCAAGCGGCTTCGCGACGTCGACGGGGAGGTGCGGTGGCTGCACGAACGCCTGGGGATCCTCGGCGGCGCGCTCGGACCGGTGCTGTTCCAGTGTCCACCCTCGCTGCGGCGCGACGACGCGCTGCTGGAGGCGTTCTTGGCGGCGCTGCCGCCCTTTTCGCGGGTCGCGGTGGAGTTCCGCCACGCCAGCTGGTACCGAGACGAGGTGTACCAGCTGCTGCACCGCTACGGGGCGGCTCTGTGCATCGGCGAGGACGACGGATCCTGCGACCCGCTCGTGCACACCGCGCCGTTCGGTTACTACCGGTTGCACCGGCTGCGCTACAACGAAGAGCGGCTGAGGTTTTGGGCCGACCACTTGCGGTCGGCGCCGATTGCGACCGCGTTCTGCTACTTCACGCACGATACCGGCCCGGAGGCGACGACCTACGCCTTGCGTCTGATGGCGCATGCCGCCGACTGA
- the rlmD gene encoding 23S rRNA (uracil(1939)-C(5))-methyltransferase RlmD: MPPLVKGQQLELLIEGLSYGGRGVARADGYVVFVPYTAPGDRVRVRVTRARRTFGEAELVEVLQPSPDRVPPPCPYFGPCGGCTWQHLSYSAQLRVKQQIVIDSLQRLGGLRDLPVRPIVGAPDPYHYRNKMEFAFHPDSVLGLHARGHFDRVVGIDACLLPSPLCSEILREVKAFVRARAIPCYDNRTRRGLLRHLVYREGVRTGEVMVGIVTVPGSFPDGPDLAASLVERHPQIRSIAWAQSGSLSDAVRIDRLEVLHGRDHIFEELAGRRFAIRLETFFQTNTQQAEDLAVRTLQMAELRGGERVVDLYCGVGTFALLLAEQAGHVWGIEVVPAAVEAARENAARAGATNVEFASGDARRLLPDLVSRIGSPDVLVLDPPRSGAGGKVMRKIGRARPQRVIYVSCNPTTLAPDLAELLPFGYEIREVQPVDLFPQTYHVETLVRLDRVGRS, translated from the coding sequence ATGCCTCCACTTGTGAAGGGTCAACAACTCGAGTTGCTTATCGAAGGTCTCTCCTACGGAGGTCGGGGGGTGGCGCGCGCCGACGGGTACGTGGTCTTCGTCCCCTACACCGCTCCGGGAGACCGGGTGCGCGTGCGGGTGACCAGGGCCCGCCGCACCTTCGGCGAGGCCGAACTCGTGGAAGTCCTCCAACCCTCCCCGGACCGTGTGCCGCCGCCATGCCCGTATTTCGGGCCGTGCGGGGGGTGCACGTGGCAACACCTCAGCTACTCGGCACAGCTGCGCGTCAAGCAGCAGATCGTGATCGACAGCCTCCAGCGGCTGGGGGGGTTGCGAGACCTGCCGGTGCGTCCGATCGTCGGTGCCCCGGATCCGTACCACTACCGGAACAAGATGGAGTTCGCCTTCCATCCCGACTCGGTGCTCGGTCTCCACGCGCGCGGCCATTTCGACCGCGTCGTCGGCATCGACGCCTGCCTGCTCCCGTCGCCGCTGTGCAGCGAGATCCTGCGGGAGGTGAAGGCGTTCGTCCGGGCACGGGCGATCCCTTGCTACGACAACCGGACGCGGCGGGGGTTGCTGCGCCACCTCGTCTACCGCGAGGGCGTCCGCACCGGCGAGGTCATGGTCGGGATCGTCACCGTGCCGGGATCGTTCCCGGACGGCCCGGACCTGGCGGCTTCGCTGGTCGAGCGCCACCCCCAGATCCGCAGCATCGCGTGGGCGCAGTCGGGCTCTCTGTCCGACGCCGTGCGGATCGATCGCCTGGAGGTGTTGCACGGGCGCGACCACATCTTCGAGGAACTCGCAGGCAGACGGTTCGCCATCCGGTTGGAGACGTTCTTCCAGACCAACACCCAACAGGCCGAAGACCTGGCCGTCCGCACCCTCCAGATGGCGGAACTGCGCGGCGGGGAGCGCGTCGTGGACCTGTACTGCGGGGTGGGGACGTTCGCGCTCCTGCTGGCGGAGCAGGCCGGACATGTGTGGGGCATCGAGGTCGTACCGGCCGCGGTCGAGGCGGCGCGGGAGAACGCGGCGCGGGCGGGGGCAACCAACGTGGAGTTCGCATCCGGAGACGCGCGGCGATTGCTCCCGGACCTGGTCTCCCGGATCGGATCGCCGGACGTGTTGGTGCTGGACCCGCCGCGATCGGGTGCCGGGGGCAAGGTCATGCGCAAGATCGGCCGCGCCCGACCGCAGCGCGTGATCTACGTCTCCTGCAACCCGACCACGCTCGCTCCCGATCTGGCGGAGCTGCTCCCGTTCGGATACGAGATCCGGGAGGTGCAGCCGGTGGACCTGTTTCCGCAGACGTACCACGTGGAGACGCTCGTCCGCCTCGACCGGGTCGGTCGCTCCTGA
- a CDS encoding protoglobin domain-containing protein, with protein sequence MAIPGYTYGTAEVARSPVSAEDLRRLQQAAAITDEDLRYLRMAGDVLEDQVEQILDVWYGFVGSTPHLVHYFTGPDGQPLGEYLAAVRKRFGQWILDTCRRPHDQAWLDYQHEIGLRHHRVKKNQTDGVRSVDHIPLRYVVALIAPIALTIKPFLANKGHPAEDVEKMHAAWVKAVVLQVALWSYPYAKVGDW encoded by the coding sequence GTGGCGATCCCCGGCTACACCTACGGCACGGCGGAAGTCGCCCGCAGCCCCGTGTCTGCAGAGGATCTGCGCAGACTCCAGCAGGCGGCGGCCATCACGGACGAGGACCTGCGGTACCTGCGGATGGCAGGGGATGTCTTGGAAGACCAGGTGGAGCAGATCCTGGACGTCTGGTACGGGTTCGTGGGCTCCACCCCGCATCTGGTTCACTACTTCACCGGACCCGACGGTCAGCCCCTGGGCGAATACCTGGCCGCAGTCCGTAAACGGTTCGGGCAGTGGATCCTGGACACCTGCCGCCGCCCCCACGATCAGGCGTGGCTGGACTACCAACACGAGATCGGCCTGCGGCACCACCGGGTCAAGAAGAACCAAACGGATGGGGTGCGGTCCGTGGATCACATTCCCCTGCGCTACGTGGTGGCCTTGATCGCGCCCATCGCCTTGACGATCAAGCCGTTCCTGGCCAACAAGGGGCACCCCGCAGAGGACGTGGAGAAGATGCACGCAGCCTGGGTAAAGGCGGTGGTCCTGCAGGTCGCTCTGTGGAGCTACCCGTATGCGAAGGTGGGTGACTGGTGA